Proteins co-encoded in one Flavobacterium fluviale genomic window:
- a CDS encoding quinone oxidoreductase family protein, with protein MKALTFSSFGNSDVLEYIEIPNPQLKNDEILVEMKAIGLNFADVYRRKGNYHLKGNPPFIAGYEGAGIVVDTNNHSEYKVGDRVAFADVPFANAELVAVNTNHVLPLPENISFETAASVLLQGLTAHYLATDSHKTQKGETVLIHAVAGGVGQILTQISKLLGANVIGLTSSPEKAKTALKQGADHVFLYNEDWKSEIFKVIPKGVDAVYDSIGSTLTDSFEVTKECGQVVFFGMAGGDPEPVNPRMLMDTSKTLTGGDLWSYLNSKEERIKRASQLFNWIIDGKIKLSEPTSFKLSEGKLAHDYLESRKSTGKIILIP; from the coding sequence AAATGAAAGCCATCGGATTAAATTTTGCAGATGTATATAGACGAAAAGGAAATTATCATTTAAAAGGAAATCCACCTTTTATTGCGGGTTATGAAGGTGCTGGAATTGTTGTTGACACCAATAATCACTCCGAATATAAAGTTGGAGATCGTGTGGCTTTCGCCGATGTTCCTTTCGCAAATGCCGAATTAGTTGCTGTAAACACCAATCATGTTTTGCCTTTACCAGAAAACATTTCTTTTGAAACCGCAGCATCTGTTTTACTGCAAGGTTTAACAGCGCATTATTTAGCAACTGACAGCCACAAAACTCAAAAAGGAGAAACTGTATTAATTCACGCAGTTGCTGGTGGCGTTGGTCAGATTCTAACACAAATAAGTAAACTTTTGGGTGCGAATGTTATCGGTTTGACATCATCTCCTGAAAAAGCAAAAACTGCATTAAAACAAGGTGCCGACCATGTTTTTCTATATAATGAAGACTGGAAATCGGAAATTTTTAAAGTAATACCAAAAGGCGTTGATGCAGTTTATGACAGCATCGGAAGCACTTTAACTGACAGTTTTGAAGTCACTAAAGAATGCGGTCAAGTTGTTTTCTTTGGAATGGCGGGCGGCGATCCAGAACCTGTAAACCCGAGAATGTTAATGGACACCTCGAAAACTTTAACCGGCGGCGATTTATGGAGTTATTTAAATTCTAAAGAAGAAAGAATCAAAAGAGCCAGTCAATTATTCAATTGGATTATTGATGGTAAAATAAAACTTTCTGAGCCCACCTCTTTTAAATTATCGGAAGGCAAATTGGCACACGATTATTTAGAAAGCAGAAAAAGTACAGGAAAGATTATTTTGATTCCTTGA